In Verrucomicrobiia bacterium, the genomic stretch GGCGAAGGCCGCGATGTGGATGTGCACGCCGCACTGGCGGACTTTGAACGGTTTCCAGTCTGGATGTGGAGAAACCAGGAAATCGCGGATCTATGCGGATGGCTGCGTGATTACAACAGCAGCGGAAAAAAAGGCGGGACGCAGGTGCGAATTTTCGGGCTGGATCTTTACAGCCTTCATCGTTCGATCGAAGCGGTCCTGCATTACCTCGAGGGATTCGACGCGAAGCCGCAAGGGATGCCCGCCGTCGGTATGAAGCTATGAGCGTCTCTTTCATGAATCCGGGCTTGGAGATTTCCTTTTGGTCATGCGTGAAGAACCCCGTCTGTCCGCCGCATTGAATGAAACGATGCTGGAACGTGCGATCGGCGTGATTTACCGGCCGGAAACAGAACGTGCCAGCCATTATTTTCATGCGCGGCTCAGCGCGCAGTTTGATGCGATCCTGCATTTCGACAAGACGACTGCGCTGGAGCCTTTGGAGTCGCGTTCGCAGGCTGAACCGAGCGAATTGCCTGAGACGGATCCCTCAACGTTCTGAGAAGGCGGTTCATCAAATCACGGCGTGCGCCAAAAGTAAGTGTTACCGAAGAATCGCAGCAAGGCGGCACAGCGCGCTTGACTTCCCTCCTCGCGGGGAGCACAACAGCGGCGGGTTGTGTTTTGTTTTCCCGACAGTTCATACGCGGCGTTTCGCCTTCACTGCGGCAGCGTGCCCGCATTCCACGAAGGCAACGAACCTCCACCCGAACGGCTTCTGCAGGCCGTGTGGCAACATCAACGCGTGCTGCGCGACCAGCTCGTCACGACCACGGGACGGAAAGTGCGCATTCTTCATCCGGGTTTTCTCAATCGCGAAGGCGGCCCGGATTTTCGCGGTGCCGTGGTGCAGTTCGATGACGAGGCCGCGCGAAGCGGCGACATTGAAATCGATGTCTACCCGCATGGATGGCACGGCCATGGGCATGATCGGAATCCCGCCTTTAAGAATGTTGTTCTACACGTGATCTGGGATGGAAGTCCCGCACCGGGCGCATCGCTTCCCACGGTTGCCATTGCCACACGCTTGGATGCGCCCTTGAATGAGCTTGGATTCTGGATCACCACCGAAGATATCAATCTGTTGCCGATCGCCTGGCGGGGACGCTGTTGCGCTGCTTTCGAGGGCCTGGATGAAGTTCAAGTGACGGCGTTGCTGCGTGAAGCTGCAGAGATCCGCTTTCGATCAAAAGCAACCCAGTTCCAGGCGAGGGCGCGACAGGTCGGTTGGGAGCAATCGTTGTGGGAAGGGATTTTTCGCGCGCTAGGGTACAAACATAATGCTTGGCCGATGCAATGCCTTGCGGAGCATCGGCCACAGTGGCAACGAACGACCGAATCTGCAGGCGCGTTGCAGGCGAGATTGCTTGGGATCGCCGGGTTGTTGCCCGCCGATTTCACAGGCGTCCGGCAACGCGGTGGCGAGTTCGTATGCAATGCGTGGCATCAATGGTGGCGTGAGCGGGCAGAGTTTGCGGAGTTCGCCTTGCCGCGCTCCGTGTGGTGCCTATCGGGCCAGCGCCCCGCCAATCATCCTCAACGCCGCATCGCTCTGGCGTCGCACTGGCTGGCAGCAGGCAATTTGCCCGGGCAACTGGAAGCCTGGTGCGCCGCGGAAATCCAAGATCGCTATCTTTGTTCCGAATTATTTGCGCGGTTGAATGTTCCGGATGACGCGTTCTGGAACTGGCATTGGACATTGCGGTCGGCCCGGTTGGAACGGCCGCAAGCGCTTCTCGGGAACGCTCGCCTGACAGATTTGGCAGTGAACGTGATTCTTCCCTGGCTCTGGATCCGCGCTGCAGAAGGACGCAACGAGATGCTCCAACAACGTCTGGAACATCGATACCATGCATGGCCGGCTTCCGAAGACAATGTCGTGCTTCGCCTCGGCCGCCAGCGCCTGCTCGGGCGAACAGCGCCAAAATCTCTAAAATCCGCGTCGGAACAGCAGGGACTGATTCAGATCACGCGTGATTTTTGTGATCGATCGAACGCAGCGTGCGAGAACTGTTCCTTTCCTGAATTTGTAAACGCGCACCTGTCGGCAGGCAAATCTGCAGAACAGCAGACGGCCTGACTAAGCGATTTTGTTCGTGGCCCGCAACGCCGCGGTACAGCTACTTGGCGTTAATATGCGCGAACGGGTTGTTTGCGAAGCCAGGTTGCTGACTGCCCTCTCCGCCCTGGGAAGATTTTCCGCGTTCAATCTGCACGGTTTCCCGCCGCTCAACAGGCTCGGCCGGTTCATCGTCCGATTCGGATTCGGAATCGTCCGCCGCGGTGGCAGGTGAAACAGCGTTCTGGTTTGGATTCTTGGCGCGTTTATTTCGAGGCAGCGGACTGATCATCACGTTGATCCCCTTGCCAATCAATTTGGGCGGGAAGTCGGGATGCCCATACGGCGCAATCTCCCCCAGGTACTTCTTGATCACGTCGAATCCGACTTCAGTGTGGGCCATCTCGCGCCCCCGGAACTTGAGGGTCACCTTGACCTTCATGTCCTCGCAAAGGAAGTCGATGGAATGGGAAATCTTGACTCCAAGGTCGTGAGGATCAATTCGCGGGCTGAGCTGGACCTCCTTCACCATGCTGGCGTGCTGGTGCTTCTTGGATTCCTT encodes the following:
- a CDS encoding erythromycin esterase family protein produces the protein MDAKLEAVKGAGRPLPGAQSDYDPLMELVGDATFVLLGEATHGTHEFYRARADITKRLVQEKGSNVIAWEADWPDATRMSRFVGEGRDVDVHAALADFERFPVWMWRNQEIADLCGWLRDYNSSGKKGGTQVRIFGLDLYSLHRSIEAVLHYLEGFDAKPQGMPAVGMKL
- a CDS encoding erythromycin esterase family protein encodes the protein MREEPRLSAALNETMLERAIGVIYRPETERASHYFHARLSAQFDAILHFDKTTALEPLESRSQAEPSELPETDPSTF
- a CDS encoding DUF2851 family protein, coding for MPAFHEGNEPPPERLLQAVWQHQRVLRDQLVTTTGRKVRILHPGFLNREGGPDFRGAVVQFDDEAARSGDIEIDVYPHGWHGHGHDRNPAFKNVVLHVIWDGSPAPGASLPTVAIATRLDAPLNELGFWITTEDINLLPIAWRGRCCAAFEGLDEVQVTALLREAAEIRFRSKATQFQARARQVGWEQSLWEGIFRALGYKHNAWPMQCLAEHRPQWQRTTESAGALQARLLGIAGLLPADFTGVRQRGGEFVCNAWHQWWRERAEFAEFALPRSVWCLSGQRPANHPQRRIALASHWLAAGNLPGQLEAWCAAEIQDRYLCSELFARLNVPDDAFWNWHWTLRSARLERPQALLGNARLTDLAVNVILPWLWIRAAEGRNEMLQQRLEHRYHAWPASEDNVVLRLGRQRLLGRTAPKSLKSASEQQGLIQITRDFCDRSNAACENCSFPEFVNAHLSAGKSAEQQTA
- the infC gene encoding translation initiation factor IF-3, whose amino-acid sequence is MSRPFPSRNFSSSGSFVRVNGKIRAREVRVIGIDGKQAGILSLADALNMARTHGVDLVEIAPTANPPVCRVVDYGKYRYEQAKKDKESKKHQHASMVKEVQLSPRIDPHDLGVKISHSIDFLCEDMKVKVTLKFRGREMAHTEVGFDVIKKYLGEIAPYGHPDFPPKLIGKGINVMISPLPRNKRAKNPNQNAVSPATAADDSESESDDEPAEPVERRETVQIERGKSSQGGEGSQQPGFANNPFAHINAK